The sequence caatttttgtgaaaattaaaagtttttaagtgcgccttatagtccgaaaaatacggtatttaattttttttattgttggtcCTTTAGAGCTACATTGACTGATGGCCGATTTTATACTAAAAGATGGCTGCACCTGTAAAACTACCAGAAGGTACtgagtgtataaacagtgttttttaataaattgtgtaAAACTTTGTCAAATCTGTGAACTTTCACAGTTCTTAGTGCCATGTTTTAAATGTTAGAcgcctcagaattctaccaatgaagtgtgcaGCTATTTTGAgattgttaatgatgtaaaaatagtgatttctgtgcATGGGAAACCCTGTGTCCCagtcactagcattgtaagccagtTGGAAGCATCATCTAAAAGCACTGCATTtctgaatgctgggggtgaatggaggtgtgGGCTACTCAGCAAAGGTTTGTacggtatttttcgcactgtaaggtgcacttaaagtcctttaattaTCCCAGAAAACACCAGTGTGCCTTATCTATGAtttttacctgtcaggtatttaggagcagtaaagccgttTTGCTGAAATGCAGCGTTAAtcagttttcagcagagaaatctgtgtagattcacatccagagctcgtttgactttaaaataaaatgtctttttttaaagaattacagttttgtttacctggcgacacccttgttccttactattgtcggtTAAAGTGCACCTCatctatgaaaatagaccatatatgagctccgagtggtccagtgggctaagtgctgccacgtTGATCAGgacactggtttgaatcctgtttatgcagcttgctatcagctgccggagccctgagagagcacaattgttcttgctttctctgggtgggatatgtaataaaaattacttgctttttaaatgtcatatgAGTTTTGTAAACATCTGTTTTTGAAAACTTGTGGAAACTTGTGAGAAAtttgtgaaaaattaattaaagctgcctgagattgaccagtacatgtttttaaTAGATAAATGtatgttattagatttagagttgaaaaaagataaaaaattaagtttaatttgcAAATTCAGTGAAATGGcccatacacacttgtttttttaatgtacactGTGTATGAATAAGAGTAAGTGAACATCACCAGAATGAATGTTCTCAATAGCCTGTGTGTTCCCTTCTTTTGCAGTGATCAACAGAATAATTGAACCCAGTGGAAGTCCAGCTGTGGTGAAGTCACTGGTCACTGGGAGCTCATCTACAGCCGGAATGAGGACCTTCAGAGTTTCTCCCAGAGACTCCAGAACCCCCTCCTCCCAGCGCGGCGGCGGACCCTCAGCCGGGAGCCGGCGGTTTGGTAGGGGGCCTGAGGGGGAGGGGTTTGTTGTATGAGAATCAAAAGCCTTTATtaagttaaagttaaattaatGCTGCATATTTAAACACTGGTCACTGGTGTGTAATGCTGCAGTAACGAGTGATCAGTGTGTAGATCATGAGGTGAATTTAAATTACTTGACAAACTTTAAAAGGTTCTTTTTAAGGCTTGGCATTAATGGGTCCTTTTGCACTAaggtgtgtatttatatatatattgcaccagaattaaaaaaaaaaacactaaataaacatcAGAGCACTAAGTGATTTGAGGGTACAATGCTGGGTCAcgttgttaaaaaataaaacttggtATCCACTGTGTGAAAAGTGGCCTTGTGAGGCTGTTAGACTGGGAGAAATACATTATAGAATTTTGTTAGACCTCCGTGAGATATGTAATGACACTGtattttttgagtttttgagtatctgttgttttttttttttttttgtaattaatttgATTTTGGTAAAACTCTCGGTGATTGACATGAGGATGTaattaaaattacaaaatatatatgtatctttattcagggtattttatataaatgtatatattgagGGTAATTaaagaatgtaataaataaatgtatttgttcaCAATGCCACAACTAGAAATGTATGCACTTTAATTACGTAGAAATTTCTTTGTATGTTCCAAACTATATTTTCTttgggatgttcgggtgctaacccgaacatccctttcagacagcttcctcttacagcgtccacagttaatcctgttggatgtggttggtgcttcttggtggtatgctgacattaccctgtataccgtggctcttgatgcatcacaaagacttgctgtcttggtcacagatgctccagcaagacgtgcaccaacaatttgtcctcttttgaactctggtgtgtctcccataatgttatagtgtgcattgcaatatttagagcagaactgtgctcttaccctgctaattgaaccttcacactcttacagctcttactggtgcaatgtgcaattaatgaagattgatcaccaggctgctccaatttagccatgaaacctaaaatcccacactaaaatgatgacaggtgtttcagtttcattgtccaacccctgtatatgaaaTATACAAAAATGAAGCAAAAAAGCAAGTAACATAATTAAAATCCTATCAATTGTTAAATTAtaccaaaaatattttgtgtaCAGTAGTTTTTGCGCTTCATTTCTGCACCAATACTACTGTATATTACCAGAGTATAACAGAAACAAACTTTAATCAGTTTCATTTTGTTGAAAATATGAATTGAACTCATGTATGAAGTCATGTTTGTTGGAGTGAAACGTACAGAAACTTACTTTAATCAGGTCAATGAGGAACCAATGAGGCCTCACTCTCACTTCCAAAGCATCCTCAAGTTGCCATTAATACCAGCTGCTCGTTTTTATGagagtttttatattatataagattaaAATGCAATTTAACTGTAGTTCATCTGCTGACTTCCCACTCTGTGTAGCCTGTATATATTCTGTGACgattaatactaataattaaaGCTAATATAGTCTAATAAAGTCCGATACTGATGGTTTGCACTGACTGAGCACAAGTTCCTGTTCTGGTTTCGTGCTCTGAGATGAAACTGCTTTCATTTCCTCTTTACAGAGAGTGGGAGACATTTCATGTACAGAATGTATTACGTGTGTATAAACGCATTATTTAAGAAGATTGAGAGTTGTGGATTCAGTTTGAGAAAAAGTGTTTGAGAGTTTAAAAGAGGCTTCAGTGCTAATCTCTATATCAGAGGCACATACAGCTCTACAGGAAAAagtgaagagagcacttcagtttctgaatcagtttctctgattttgctatttataggtttatgtttgagtaaaatgaacatttgttttattctataaactacagacaacatttctcccaaattacaaataaaaatattctcatttagagcagaaaatgttcagaaatcaatatttgatggaataatcctggttggtttttaatcacagttttcttcatgcatcttggcttcatgttctcctccaccagtcttacacactgcttttggataactcaagcagttcagtttggtggtttgatggtttgtgatcatccatcttcctcttgattatattccagaggtttttaatttggtaaaatcaaagaaaatcatcatttttaagtgctctcttattttttttcagagctgtatttctggGAGTGAAAGTGCTTAAAAATGCTGCTTAAATTGTAATTTAGTTCTGGgctctgattattattattattattattattattattattattatgactatttttttgtttgtttatttgtttgatcCTCCTTCTGGAAATCTTCCTTCCTGCTGCAGGTTTCAGCTCCAACCCAaaacatctagctagctaccTTTTTCACCAAATCCTGAGTTTCTGAAGAAATAAATAATCATTTTGATCAGTTGAAGTGGTGAATTAGGGTTGGATTCTGCATGAAGTCTGCAAGAATATCTTTAGTTCTTCAGGAGCAGAACAGGAGATTACTCACTGCTTTATATATGTAAGCAAACAGCTAAAGCATCCGGCAGCACAAGACATCACTAAACTACATCTACGGCTTTGGGTTTTTGGGTCATTTTTAACAAATCCtgctactattattttatttttattttatttattttttttatctcttcgATATTTTGATTGAAAAGCTTGTAAGAGACATGGTGCTGTAAAAAGCTCTGAACTTTGTTTTGATGTATCTTTACATTTGGGatcattttgtatattttgtggtAAATCTGTAAATGtgatcttttttgtttattttcaaattaaatatattgGAGTAaccagtgtgcgtgtgtgttttatTCATGATGTGCTCTTGTATTTTTAACTATTCAATATGCAGCTCTGTaacaaatgaagagagcacttcagtttctgaatcagtttctctgattttgctatttataggtttatgtttgagtaaaatgaacattgatgttttattctataaactagacaacatttctcccaaattcaaccaaataaaaatattctcattcagAGCATTTTATGGATGACTTGGTTTGATGGCAGATCTGATTTAGATctgatttagttttttaagaaaatgtgtgtaataaggATGTGTCCAGCACCGTTTTAAATGAGTAACCTAAAGAATATATCGATTAGGGTATCAATATAAGATACATTCATAATAAAATTTTTATTTACTTGATTActtgtttgaatcccggtcatgcagcttgccattagctgctggagtcctgagagagcacagttgtccttgctctctctgggtgggtacagtacagtagatggcgctctttctctatcctctcatcactcctagggtgatgtgtatcagcacaaggctgcgtctgtaagctgatgtatcagaaccgagttgctgtgctgctttcctccgagcgttagagctgctgtgatgctactcggcaatgctacagcatcagcaacagttcagaaagaggcggagtctgacttcacatgtatcggaggaggcgtgtgctggtcttcttcaccctcctggcgtgttggggcatcaccagtgattgGGGGAGTCataaatgagtgggttgggtaattggctgtgtaaattgggagaaaatggtataaaaatgagaaataaaaatatttagaaaaatatatatatcttttccCATGCCATTCCATGGCTACAATTGTATTAACTTGTTGCCACAACTTAATAAGTCATGGCaacacctttatatatatatatatatatatatattatatgtgtgtgtgtgtgtcttggtaAGCTACTTTTGTGCACAAAGCTGACAAAAGTTCACTGATTTAAATATAAAtagtcaaattattaaaaaatatatatttttactttatttttttaaggttttgagggcTGAAACAAACAACCCATCACTTAAAACctgtttaaaatgttctttacagTCATTCACACACATCTATTAAAAACCTGATTCTGGTGTGTTCCATCACTCAGAGAGCCaatagaattatatatttttatatatatttaaaagtgaaTCATACGCAGGTCAAAACACTGCGTGGAAGAATTGCAAAAGAGCACGTAGGAGCTGCAACTGTTAAAATAGCTTGTTTTTCTAAACTGAAACTCACTTGATTTAGAGAGTATTATTAGTTCTTCAGCTGTTGGATGTGATTTGAAAGAGAAGTGAAAGAAGGAAGAGGAACTGGAGGTTATTTCTGAAGGTTCTGGATAACAGTAGATCAGTGTTTTGTCGGGGACTGAGTCGAAGAGCACCTGCACATATCTGCTGTCAGCATGACCTCGTAAGTTTACACCTTACaaaaattcagtttaatttatgtaaatgtaagatttctgactgtttttaatttaatctttAATTCTGCTTCCTCAGGACATATAAATCCACGTTTACAGAGGAGCGTAACTTCACGTCCTCGCCTTACAAAAGTTTACACGACAATTATGTTTCTAACAGACCCGTAAGTACCTAACTTTCTTgtcttaaataattattataattaacattattcaagattttaagacattattaaaaatTACTATGTTTTGTAAGTAATAAAGAATTCAGACAAACTTAAGTATTGATCTAATAAAGTGTTAGCTAGTTTCAATTCATAATTAGTTaggatttttctttttacaaggCAGAACACAGTACAGTGTTATGTGGAGTATTATGGGGTGTACCATACTATATTATGTTTGCGATAATATTGGTACagttttaaaacaataataaaaatctttgttcttcaatttttatatatttttttccgaCTTGCTGTGAAGCCTTAAGGGTATTGTGGTAGATTGGTATGTTATTTTAATGttacagtatttattttgttgcatttttttttataattgaatatatatatatatatatatatatatagagagagagagagagagagtcttggTAAGATACTTTTGTTTACAAAGCTGACAAAAGTTTactgattttattatttgtttctatTGAATTGTTTGTtttggagtctgagagagcacaattggcctcagTGTATCGTTGTCGggaggcatttactagcgctagcggttagctgctaatgctaatgctgctgcacctagccttagtgtaaatctggatatctaagcttactgtaaataaacagaagcattttactaacccaaataagcagttttcaggagagaaatctgatatctgatgtgtagattaacattcagtttGTTTAACCGCCACCCCCACCCAGTGCTGAGACCTGCTACATttaaagggaaacatggcaacacccctgttccttactagtatcacataataatgtgtcttataatttAGTGTGCCAAAAAATATGGTGTTATTAATATGATGTTTTATATTGCCCTCCCTAGTAGTAATGGCCATGTGTTTTACAGGGTTTAAGCAGGATAAAGTCTTTCCTGTTAATTATGGGATGTTTGACTATCCTTGGTGGTTTACTTGCCATTGCTTTGATTGAGAAACTGAGAAACCAGGAAAAGATTGATGAAGCTCTGAATCCAAACCACACCGACACACACGAGCCGGTACTGAACGCTGAAGAGAGCAGGTGAGTTAACTTTAAAGCTTAACATTAAAACAACGTCCTTAAACTCTATCCGGgtgggatttgtttctcagggggttctggggtaattttctctcttttataggtttttttttatcctctgtgattttattcccatccggaacgatcatgtacgtggtTTTGTTTTCTCAGAAgtcctctgataaataaattacaggctgaattatctgctGTTTTTAGCTGAACTCTTTTTTTCGTGGtccttcagtaattttagtcctgtccggacacacatctctcATTTCATTTCGTttcatttaataaaacagctatttgttcacttctgcgcaccgtaattacactttggctgcgtgtttccacggagatccatgttaaaaacacaacagcgagtggaaatggaggagctactgaacgctgtgatgtcatgtgactgagaaaaaaagcctaaaaactcactgctcctcctgttttttcaagtttttcagcCGTCCGGATAGAGATTTTGATATGTTTATTACAACAAAATCTATTTGTTAGTATCTTAATCTAAATGTATAATGCTGTATACTGCTGTTTCTGGTTGTTCCTCACTGGTCAGGATCCTCCTTGTTGAGAGTATTCCTTTATGGATGGACTACGGAACCAATGCCACTTTCGGAGAACCTTTGTACAAAGCATGGAAGGACCTTATCTCTACTGCAACCACACAGATTGATGTTGCCTCGTTCTATTGGTCTCTGACAGGAGAGGACATTAACGTCAACTCGTCCACTGACAGACCTGTACGTGCTCACTTTCtatatcatttttatttgatttaatgtgGAATATAGAACTGTAACATGCTGTTTAATCAGACATTTTAGCTGTAAATCAAAATGCAGTATCAAAATGCATATAAAAAAGCTTTTTGACttgtatttgattgcagacagtttcAACCCAAGAGAGGTTGGGCCCTATCTTATGtcttgctcattgctatcttacacccagccaacagtctattttcacgcattccacctgcatcgtttaaatagcaacagagtctggtggtgtttttcctccatagactaattctaaccatttgttctttagctctgaattactgggtaaagtatataaacactgatgtgttattcgcacaaataacacaggaatgaactgcatgctgttcctagcgctgttatttagctcctatctgacgagacggcgtcgctggcTGGCTtgagctctgcctgtgggcggtcccgagccgaggtgggtggggccatgaatactatatTTTCTTTTCTGTATAAATTTGCCCTTGTGGTTCTGTCAGCTACTACTGAATTAGGGTTTTGGTACAGTGCCAATGTTTGAGATCAGAGATCACTGGTGGGAATCAGAGGTTTATAtggtctgcaatcaaataaaagtcaaaataaatgtgaaaaacactgtgctttttctgatttgaggttttacattacattttctacattgcagattactttaaagacatttaaactaTGACGGAACACATATTAAATGCTatcttttcatgttttatttattaacctAGTGTTcatagttaattaatatgtaatatgaaTGAGTTTTGTTTTATTGAAACTGATTAATGAACCCTTTATGCTCATGTGTTTATGTAACAGGGTAGAGACATTCTGGAGCAGTTTAAAGCCTTGCCGAAGAGGAACGTGTCTGTGAGAGTCGTCGCCAGCTTTCCTTCCATAGCGCCCAACTCAACTGATCTGAGAATTCTGAAAGAACATGGTCGTGAAGTATAGCTATGTGTTCATAAATgtattcatattatatatatactttatattgtgTAAACGCTTAATTGTAAATAGGTTGTAAAGTGGTAAACGGCTTAAAAAATCAGTGTACAgtcattttaaaaacaatatgacTGTAttgagagattgctggtttgaatcccagtcttgcagcttgccattagctgccggagtcctgagagagcacagttgtccttgctctctctgggtgggtacagtacagtagatggtgctcttctttcccctcagcactcctagggtgatgtggatcagcacaaggctgcgtctgtgagctgatgtatcagaacccagtcgctgcgctttccttttaACTACAGTGcagtttaaaagggttaaatctTTACAGTGCATTTCTGTTTTATAGGAGTTCATGTAAGGAGGATTAACTTTAGACGTCTGACCAGAGGAATCCTCCATACTAAATTCTGGATAGTGGACAGAAGACATATCTACATTGGCAGTGCCAACATGGACTGGAGAGCTTTAACTCAGGTacacatacagtaaataaaactaaaataactttaaaatacattttattattaagcatagtgtcttgtacattgacataattgtaaaagtaagatatataattaacaaaaaacattaataaaatctacttagaacactgaaaaaatagcatttattacctttccccccactctctaactataaactttactattaaaaacataattattaaaatccttcagagatatttatttttttgcattgttgtgtgattccaaatcccatctatgcttaaaatatatatatatttttataataaatccgtaatatttaacttaaaaaatacacattttagttgtgtccctgtgtttcactcagtcctgttactgtaacacataaCCTTGAACCTTGATGAACCTGAAACATCTGCAAccttctacaacaggaagtcacatctacaacaggaagtgacatcagctagttcttctgaagatcatgggaagaccaaaatttcccaaagttccctcattagtttttttttctgtatatttgattttattgtaaagATAACTGAGGacctcaatctcaacactcagtcctgttacctaaattaattcttagatcttattggtttatttttaaaatacaaatattttgggaaaatcactagaatgtgctctgtgtcctcatgctattagcatagccgcaaTTTAGCTattttgttttagctgttttagctaattctatgctaaaaactcagtcctcagtacttaaaacataaagagtaacaggagtgagtagagTTCccttgtttattgatttattaaagcaatgtaaaccactttttttccCAATTCtatttggttcatcatttatccatttgtttaatacattgcatgatcaataaataaaatgatcaattTTAGATAGTCTTCTAGAAAAGATAAAActagctttgcatattttagaaaaatacaatatgCATGCATATAAAGCGAGTTTTTAGTcaaaaatatcaattatttgaacatgcattctttaatataatataattgcttttaaacatgctttttaaatgtcacatgagttttggtaacaggactgagaaaaagttaaccatcttcagattagaaaccttgtaaaaaaaaaatgaagtaaagctgcctgagattaaccaatacatgttttgaatagttaaatacatgtgttgttagatttagagtaaaataaaaaataaaagattgatGGATTCGCCCTTCTTTTTCTTAAGAAACAAGTTTAAAACGTAAAATTAACCAGTATTTTAtaaatatctgttttaaatgaagGTGAAGGAACTTGGAGTGGTGCTTTATAACTGCAGCAGTCTGGCCACCGACCTCCAGAAGATCTTTCAGTCCTACTGGGTGATGGGTCGACCAAACGCCACCGTCCCCGAGCCGTGGCCTGCCTTTTACGACACCTCCATCAACGCAGAGCAGCCCCTCCACCTGAACCTCGACACTGTGCCCTCCAGAGTTTACATAGcggtaattttacatttttattatatatttttcacaaaataaaattaatactaaCTGAAACAGTGCTGACTTGGATGCTTAAACACCGTCCGCTTTAGTAACCGCTTAAGAAATTTTTAATAAAAGACATtattatataaagtaaatattatatatataaaatattactttaaatcAAATATTGTGATGTGTATATTTTTGTTCACATTAGAATAACAAAAGACCTTAAGGAGTCTAGGAGTGTACTAAAATATTGATGTAACAAAGTGTTACTATATTATGTTTTGCAGCAATTAatcagttaaataaatacatttataattcaaggcaaggcaagtgtatttatatagcaccttttatacacaacggtcattcaaggTGCtttgcaaatataaaaaatacaaagagaagtcaaatataaaaacatgtaaaagaaaaactatgaaaatggaaataaaaaaaattaaataggaaTGAAGCATGAATGAAACTTgatttaaatatgattaaaacaatacatttaaatgaaggaaaattaactaaattaattattttctttttatttttttttctttattattttcttattctcatgtttttgttttggtcttattttatgtaatttggtGACGATATTATACTCTTAAATATtgtgctatatcacccacccctaattatcacatcagggtacttttttttttttttttttttttttttctttcagcaaaagaaaaaaaatcacactgttctcatttcccatattatatttactagagacagattatatctgtccagtatcatttattttactttaatcctggatatatggagatatttggagtgcgttattattattattagtatcatgatattctggatcattgagttctgttacaaatctgataaaattcttgtattttttaatatctcagttaggaaagtgccatatcatatcgtatgcagtaataaaatttaatttttcattttgttgcagtagtgtattcttgaaatatatatatatttatttttattcagtgttttgtcgctCACTCCTAGTGTCAAAACCTCTCGGTTGCTTATCTTAGAAAAGTTTTGAACTgcatttaagtgtttaatttaatttctttagtGAATTTCCTAATGATTAACATATCTTTTCTACCTCCTAACCAAGGCCTCCCCTCCAGCCTTCTGTCCGGATTCCCGCACCAGAGACCTGGACGCAGTTCTGTCTGTAATCAGCCAGGCACAGCAGTTTGTTCATGTGGCCGTTATGGAGTATTATCCTGCTTCCAAGTTCTTTTATCATCACAGGTACTGCTGACACTGCAGTGATTtggtttaaatgcattttatctGCTATTAAAAATGATTAT is a genomic window of Astyanax mexicanus isolate ESR-SI-001 chromosome 14, AstMex3_surface, whole genome shotgun sequence containing:
- the LOC103040963 gene encoding 5'-3' exonuclease PLD4; this translates as MTSTYKSTFTEERNFTSSPYKSLHDNYVSNRPGLSRIKSFLLIMGCLTILGGLLAIALIEKLRNQEKIDEALNPNHTDTHEPVLNAEESRILLVESIPLWMDYGTNATFGEPLYKAWKDLISTATTQIDVASFYWSLTGEDINVNSSTDRPGRDILEQFKALPKRNVSVRVVASFPSIAPNSTDLRILKEHGVHVRRINFRRLTRGILHTKFWIVDRRHIYIGSANMDWRALTQVKELGVVLYNCSSLATDLQKIFQSYWVMGRPNATVPEPWPAFYDTSINAEQPLHLNLDTVPSRVYIAASPPAFCPDSRTRDLDAVLSVISQAQQFVHVAVMEYYPASKFFYHHRYWPDIETALKRSAFERGVAVRLLVSCGRDSDPAVLPFLKSLAALDYPSENISIEVRLHIVPVANQTDIPYSRVNHNKYMVTDKTAYIGTSNWSADYFNTTAGVGFVVSQDAVNSSSPGETLVGRLRAVFERDWSSQFAVPLEKLGHNPDCAFS